One window from the genome of Rufibacter tibetensis encodes:
- a CDS encoding BamA/TamA family outer membrane protein — MREILPSRVMLLQLCFWICTPVISWAQLPALPSATPSYTVVLTGRWSPGQNPAAPLPLLQEQLKQAGEKSAVVFLGNPFQPARLPNISAPNRKEQEARLQTQLNYLQGYNGKIILMPGEHDANGQLVQEVRNQERYIAQYLQNEKLFLPENHCPGPSEVSLTDDVHLLLLDTQWLLPDRRIEDEEDQRGCPTTGGTATLAALDDVLRNNEEKNLLVALSISPEMKNLEHRLMHRQLAQMYAQHAGVLHVEGNSAALSHSSQDSIHYVGAGLGKGRLKLGKEPVSHFSQASAGFAKVLYYPNGETWLEIWTAADVQSAQGQVAHRALISRKPTQKQIEAQTKKLNLNFAGQKASLPASQVYKGSGFREWLLGENYRPEWQTPVSLPVFDIGTQNGGLKVVQRGGGFQTVSLRLEDSTGRQYVLRSVEKYPDAALPRILRQTLAADVVKDQISASHPYGALVVPALAGAVGVYHTNPKYFVIPDDPRFGRYLKGFANTIGMFEERPDEDMSDMASFGNSKNVVGTDKVLENTREDQNDEVDQLSVLRSRLLDFFVADWDRHDDQWRWAEFKKDGKGKLYKPIPRDRDQAFFVNQGVIPNIASRRWILPKVQGFDESLRDIKGFNFNNRYFDRYFLTELEREDWVAMADSVRAGLTDEAIEKAVRQLPQEIQQVSGARLANTLKARRAYIKRDAEDYYEFLAHKVDVVGTDQDERVEVLREPGGSTLVTMYKKGDEDSKNPLYRRRFIPNETREIRVYGLGGADDITVRGQSAEGIRVRVIGGEGQDKITDSSSVVGLRRFTYVYDNPSGAQLQLGPESRNLTRLRNTPVYDRRSFTYNYLGPLASVEYNRDDGLLLGGGVLLKTQGFQKQPYGMMQRLVGSYAFNTQSFLVDYAAHFPKLRMGLDVKVNVNFKSPGYSENFFGLGNETPYNPDIDIDYYRFRSAQLYGNVLLGRRLGKYETIFMGPAYQSVNVEQTPGRFLPDQLEGSDQFIGYDLPKAYAGARFEYVLDSRDLAALPAKGVYWQVAADLLKGVNQTSSDVARVHSQFAIYKTLRIPLKLTLATRFGGGHTFGDGFEFFQAQFLDGPTMLRGYRRNRFSGQSSFYNNTEARLRLFSFTTYLFPASLGVFGFHDVGRVWMDNDDSNKWHTGYGGGVWLSPLNQIVISLGMAASEEQSQFLVRAGFQF, encoded by the coding sequence ATGAGAGAAATTTTACCCTCCAGGGTAATGCTACTTCAACTTTGCTTTTGGATTTGTACCCCGGTAATTTCTTGGGCGCAACTGCCTGCCCTTCCGTCTGCCACTCCTTCTTACACCGTGGTGCTAACCGGCAGATGGTCTCCTGGCCAAAATCCTGCCGCCCCTTTACCATTATTACAGGAACAATTGAAACAGGCCGGCGAGAAGAGCGCCGTGGTGTTTTTAGGCAATCCCTTTCAGCCCGCCAGATTACCCAATATCTCTGCCCCTAACCGCAAAGAACAAGAGGCAAGGCTGCAAACCCAACTTAACTACTTACAGGGCTACAACGGCAAGATTATTCTCATGCCCGGCGAGCATGACGCGAACGGCCAACTGGTACAGGAAGTCAGAAACCAGGAGCGCTACATAGCCCAATACCTGCAGAACGAAAAACTGTTCCTGCCTGAAAATCACTGCCCCGGCCCTTCTGAAGTTTCCCTGACAGATGACGTGCACCTGCTTCTGCTGGACACCCAATGGCTCTTGCCTGACCGCCGGATAGAGGACGAGGAAGACCAACGGGGCTGCCCCACTACGGGTGGCACCGCAACACTGGCGGCCTTGGATGACGTTTTGCGCAACAACGAGGAGAAAAACCTGTTGGTAGCTCTGAGCATTTCCCCTGAAATGAAAAACCTGGAGCACCGGCTCATGCACCGCCAGTTAGCGCAAATGTATGCCCAGCATGCAGGTGTTTTGCACGTAGAAGGTAATTCCGCCGCTCTGTCGCACAGCAGCCAGGACAGCATCCATTACGTGGGCGCTGGTTTAGGAAAAGGCAGGCTTAAACTAGGCAAAGAGCCGGTGTCTCATTTCTCCCAGGCCTCAGCAGGCTTTGCCAAAGTACTCTACTACCCTAACGGAGAAACCTGGTTGGAAATCTGGACCGCCGCCGATGTGCAAAGCGCCCAAGGCCAGGTAGCCCACCGGGCACTTATTTCGCGCAAGCCTACCCAGAAGCAGATAGAAGCCCAAACGAAAAAGCTGAACCTGAACTTTGCCGGGCAAAAAGCTTCGTTGCCCGCCAGCCAGGTTTACAAAGGCAGCGGCTTTAGAGAATGGCTTTTAGGTGAAAACTACCGACCGGAATGGCAAACGCCTGTTTCTTTGCCAGTTTTTGATATTGGCACCCAAAACGGAGGCCTGAAAGTGGTGCAACGCGGAGGAGGCTTCCAAACCGTTTCTTTGCGCCTGGAAGACAGCACCGGCCGCCAATATGTGCTGCGTTCTGTAGAGAAATACCCAGATGCCGCCCTGCCCAGAATCCTGCGCCAGACCCTGGCCGCTGATGTGGTGAAAGACCAGATTTCAGCCTCGCACCCGTACGGGGCTTTGGTTGTTCCTGCCCTGGCAGGTGCTGTGGGCGTCTACCACACCAACCCCAAATACTTTGTCATTCCAGACGATCCTCGCTTTGGAAGATACCTGAAAGGCTTCGCCAATACCATAGGTATGTTTGAGGAACGGCCTGATGAAGACATGTCTGACATGGCCAGCTTCGGGAATTCAAAAAATGTGGTGGGCACAGACAAAGTGCTGGAGAATACACGTGAAGACCAGAATGATGAGGTAGACCAACTAAGCGTGCTCCGGTCCCGCCTCCTGGATTTCTTCGTTGCTGACTGGGACCGTCATGATGACCAGTGGCGTTGGGCCGAGTTCAAGAAAGACGGCAAAGGCAAACTCTATAAACCTATCCCCAGAGACCGAGATCAGGCCTTCTTCGTGAACCAGGGCGTAATTCCGAACATTGCCAGCCGGCGCTGGATTCTGCCTAAAGTACAGGGGTTTGATGAAAGCCTGCGCGACATCAAAGGCTTTAATTTCAACAACCGTTACTTTGACCGGTATTTCCTCACTGAACTGGAGCGGGAAGACTGGGTAGCCATGGCCGATTCCGTTCGGGCTGGACTCACCGATGAAGCCATTGAAAAAGCCGTTCGGCAGTTGCCGCAAGAAATCCAACAGGTTTCAGGAGCACGCCTGGCCAACACCTTGAAAGCCCGCCGGGCCTACATCAAACGCGATGCCGAAGACTATTATGAGTTCCTGGCCCACAAGGTAGACGTAGTAGGCACCGACCAGGACGAACGGGTGGAAGTACTGCGCGAGCCGGGCGGTTCTACGTTGGTGACCATGTACAAAAAAGGAGACGAGGACTCTAAAAACCCACTGTACAGACGCCGCTTTATCCCGAATGAAACCCGAGAGATACGGGTATATGGCCTGGGAGGCGCTGACGACATTACCGTACGCGGACAATCGGCAGAGGGCATACGCGTGAGAGTCATTGGTGGCGAAGGGCAGGACAAAATCACAGACAGCTCCAGCGTGGTAGGACTTCGCAGGTTTACCTATGTCTATGACAACCCTAGCGGAGCGCAGCTTCAATTAGGGCCTGAATCCAGAAACCTTACCCGCCTGCGCAACACGCCCGTGTATGACCGCCGGAGCTTTACTTACAATTACCTGGGGCCACTAGCCTCTGTGGAGTATAACCGTGACGATGGTTTACTGTTGGGTGGTGGTGTTTTGCTGAAAACACAAGGTTTCCAAAAGCAGCCCTATGGCATGATGCAGCGTTTGGTGGGCAGCTATGCCTTCAATACGCAGTCTTTCCTAGTTGATTATGCCGCTCATTTTCCAAAGTTGAGAATGGGACTGGACGTAAAGGTGAACGTAAACTTCAAAAGCCCGGGCTATTCAGAGAACTTCTTTGGGCTAGGCAATGAAACGCCGTACAACCCAGATATTGACATAGACTACTATCGTTTCCGTTCTGCGCAGCTCTACGGCAATGTGTTACTCGGCCGAAGACTAGGCAAGTACGAAACCATATTCATGGGGCCTGCCTACCAGAGCGTAAACGTAGAGCAAACCCCGGGCCGCTTCCTGCCAGACCAGCTGGAGGGCTCTGACCAGTTTATTGGCTATGATTTACCCAAAGCTTACGCCGGTGCCAGATTTGAATATGTGTTAGATTCCCGTGACCTGGCAGCCTTACCGGCCAAAGGGGTGTACTGGCAAGTAGCCGCAGATCTATTGAAAGGCGTAAACCAGACGTCTTCAGATGTGGCGCGGGTGCATTCTCAGTTTGCCATCTACAAGACACTTCGTATTCCATTGAAATTGACTCTGGCCACACGGTTTGGTGGCGGGCATACCTTCGGCGATGGCTTTGAATTTTTCCAGGCGCAGTTCCTGGACGGCCCTACCATGTTGCGCGGCTACCGCAGAAACCGCTTTAGCGGCCAAAGCAGCTTTTACAACAACACAGAGGCTCGTTTGCGCCTGTTCAGCTTTACCACCTATCTGTTCCCTGCCTCTTTGGGGGTATTCGGGTTTCATGACGTAGGCCGGGTATGGATGGACAATGATGATTCAAACAAATGGCACACCGGCTACGGTGGTGGTGTTTGGCTTTCTCCGCTGAATCAGATTGTGATCTCTTTGGGCATGGCTGCCTCTGAGGAGCAAAGCCAGTTCTTGGTAAGGGCCGGGTTCCAGTTCTAA
- a CDS encoding MBL fold metallo-hydrolase: MQDHLSDALRQKQHSTFTVAPGIMGMEIVFVNLYYVENPDKSWVLIDAGLYGSADRIRKAAEDKFGKGNPPKAILLTHGHFDHVGALQTLADIWQVPVYAHPLELPYLTGLSSYPPPDSSVGGGGMAYLSFMYPKKPIYFKGRLETLPTDGSVPFLPEWKWMETPGHSPGHVSYFREHDRVLLVGDAFVTRKPESALAVLTQKQEVCGPPAYFTPDWDSARSSVRKLADLNPAVAASGHGLPMRGLELRQGLDELARLFDQLAIPNKGRYVPEPAITDESGVVQLPPTVNNTVPKVLATAGLVALAGLATYALTKQKKRSGTNSKIKRTWPGYARRPSHFTPPEEHDPASTTNNPDISITNNYP; this comes from the coding sequence ATGCAAGATCATTTATCAGACGCCCTTCGGCAAAAACAGCACTCCACCTTCACCGTAGCACCGGGGATCATGGGCATGGAAATTGTCTTTGTGAACCTGTACTACGTGGAGAACCCAGACAAATCCTGGGTGTTGATAGACGCAGGCCTGTATGGCTCCGCCGATAGGATCAGAAAAGCCGCCGAAGACAAGTTTGGCAAGGGCAATCCGCCCAAGGCCATTCTGCTCACGCACGGCCACTTTGACCACGTAGGCGCTCTGCAAACCCTGGCTGATATCTGGCAGGTGCCGGTGTATGCGCACCCGCTGGAGCTGCCTTACCTAACCGGTTTGTCCAGTTACCCACCACCAGACTCCAGCGTTGGCGGAGGTGGTATGGCGTACCTGTCGTTCATGTATCCTAAGAAGCCTATTTACTTTAAAGGCAGATTAGAGACACTACCTACCGATGGTTCTGTTCCCTTCCTACCTGAGTGGAAATGGATGGAAACACCTGGGCATTCACCGGGGCACGTTTCCTACTTCAGGGAGCATGACCGGGTGCTTCTGGTTGGCGATGCCTTTGTGACCCGCAAACCAGAATCTGCCTTGGCGGTGCTTACCCAGAAACAGGAAGTATGCGGTCCTCCGGCGTATTTCACGCCAGATTGGGATTCTGCCCGTTCCTCAGTTAGAAAGTTAGCAGACTTGAACCCTGCCGTTGCGGCAAGCGGACACGGTCTGCCTATGCGGGGCTTGGAACTTAGACAAGGGTTAGATGAACTGGCTCGTTTATTTGATCAATTAGCTATCCCAAACAAAGGACGCTACGTGCCTGAACCCGCCATCACTGATGAAAGCGGGGTGGTACAGTTGCCGCCTACCGTGAACAATACCGTTCCTAAGGTGTTGGCCACCGCTGGGTTGGTAGCACTGGCTGGTTTGGCTACCTATGCCCTTACCAAACAAAAGAAAAGAAGTGGCACCAACTCCAAGATTAAAAGAACCTGGCCAGGGTATGCCAGAAGGCCGAGCCACTTCACGCCGCCAGAGGAGCATGATCCTGCTTCTACTACCAATAACCCAGACATAAGCATCACCAATAACTATCCGTGA
- a CDS encoding very short patch repair endonuclease, which translates to MSHKKKKYSTSKDTAPLTAQERVSRYMRGNKSKHTQPELLLRQALWHGGLRGYRLHWKQLPGKPDVCYPGRKLAIFIHGCFWHRCPHCLPVMPKTNTPFWSAKFNRNQERDAQHREKLRSAGWQVLVIWACQLQEDLEGCLFTVKALHAGAPESYWLEAA; encoded by the coding sequence ATGTCCCATAAGAAGAAAAAATACTCAACCTCCAAAGATACTGCCCCACTCACCGCTCAGGAACGCGTGAGCAGGTACATGCGCGGAAACAAAAGCAAGCATACCCAACCAGAACTACTCCTGCGTCAGGCTCTTTGGCATGGCGGACTGCGTGGGTACCGATTGCACTGGAAACAACTTCCGGGCAAGCCCGACGTCTGCTACCCCGGTAGAAAGCTGGCTATTTTCATACACGGTTGCTTCTGGCACCGTTGTCCGCATTGCCTTCCGGTCATGCCGAAAACCAACACGCCTTTCTGGTCCGCTAAATTCAACCGGAACCAGGAGCGGGACGCGCAACATCGTGAAAAATTGCGGTCAGCCGGCTGGCAGGTTCTGGTGATATGGGCATGTCAGTTGCAGGAAGATCTGGAGGGATGCCTCTTTACGGTTAAAGCATTACACGCGGGGGCACCTGAAAGCTATTGGTTGGAGGCGGCGTAA
- a CDS encoding PRC-barrel domain-containing protein, with product MANNTNDGLARLAPLHDLKDFKVANNNMDVRGWEVIGSDGKRIGKVDDLIVDRELMKVRYLDIDVDKEHVLVDTDPRHILIPIGAAQLDDDSDQVFVGLDQMALARFPFYKGGAVDSDYEYRVMHAITSPTDTYKQQSQASTQQEVSTPNAEFYGREHFNEDRFYGNRHQRNQPLSHDQGNFQNTGSHANMNTDPDYNSDSRGYNSNQGMGSNMGSNMGSTMSGGPVQDDIATIERLRAMLEEGTITQEEFTALKRKAIGL from the coding sequence ATGGCAAACAACACAAACGACGGGCTGGCAAGACTAGCCCCTTTACATGATTTAAAGGATTTTAAGGTTGCCAATAACAACATGGATGTGAGGGGCTGGGAGGTAATTGGCTCAGACGGAAAACGCATTGGCAAAGTAGACGATCTCATTGTAGACCGTGAACTGATGAAAGTGCGCTACCTTGACATAGACGTAGACAAAGAACATGTGCTGGTAGACACAGACCCGCGCCACATTCTTATCCCTATCGGCGCGGCCCAGCTAGATGATGACAGTGACCAGGTGTTTGTAGGTCTGGACCAGATGGCGCTGGCCCGCTTCCCGTTCTATAAAGGCGGGGCAGTAGACTCTGACTATGAATACCGGGTAATGCACGCCATCACTAGCCCTACTGATACGTACAAGCAACAGTCTCAAGCCAGCACCCAGCAGGAGGTGTCTACTCCTAACGCAGAGTTTTACGGCCGTGAGCACTTCAACGAGGACCGATTTTACGGAAACCGGCACCAGCGCAACCAGCCCTTGTCTCATGATCAGGGGAACTTCCAAAATACAGGGTCACATGCAAACATGAACACAGACCCTGACTATAACTCTGATTCTCGTGGTTACAACTCAAACCAGGGCATGGGCTCTAATATGGGGTCCAATATGGGTTCTACTATGAGTGGAGGACCAGTGCAGGATGATATTGCCACAATTGAACGCCTGCGCGCCATGCTGGAGGAAGGAACCATCACTCAGGAAGAATTTACTGCTTTGAAACGGAAAGCCATTGGCTTGTAA